Within Quercus lobata isolate SW786 chromosome 5, ValleyOak3.0 Primary Assembly, whole genome shotgun sequence, the genomic segment TTGTATGGGAGATTAAAGCTCAATGTGATACCCAATATAATCTTAGATTCATGTGGCAAAAATAATTGGTGGATCACATCTGCTCTCCACTCAAAGGAGACAGGATCAATGAGACTACTCATCCAACCGTTCTATAGCATTGGTCaatgggccttttttttttttttttttttaagaataaagattCTTTAAGtagattaggggtatttttaacattttttgagATCGTAACTAACTTTcagaatcctcttaatatatagagattatatatctttttttttttttgcaaaatgtaTATGATAATTATATATCATGTAAATTTAGGACTTATTTAGTAATGTTATTCTAATAacgttatttatattttttagaaatatatgtaattgaaaaaatatgtaatattatttCAATACTTAAAAACAGTTGTTTTTTTAAccttccttttaaaaaaaaaatactgtttaGACAACGGTGACAAACCCGCTTTAGTAAATGTACAAATTACCGTTATTTTATGTGAAACGAGGGGATGTGCCACGTGGGCACAAGTGAAGGACGCGTGTCAGGAGACGATTTTAACATGAACAATGAAGCATTGTCTGGAAGCAACTGGAACATATATCCAACACTTCTCTTCTAAAGTTTTCGAGACAGAAACAGTCATTTAATCCAAAAATCCAATTAATCAGACAGACAGCCCAGGAAATCGATCAAGTTTGGAATTAATATGTCGGTGCTCCGATGGAAGAGTTTCGAGGAGAACGAGGATCGCCCCGACAAGCCTCGACGCTATGGAGTCACCGAGATGAGAGGCCCCCATTACACACTCTTAACCCAAAATGTTCTTCAGGTACcttccttcctcttcttcttcttctcataaTTAAAATGCCTTATGAATATGATCATCTTTATTATTTGTCCTAACAAATTAATGGTACTGTGCATGTAAAAGGAAAACGaagttaaaaatgaaaaaaaaaaaagggacaatgAGATTAGAGAATTTGATGGGTACAGACTTGTAAACTGGAGGGGAAGATAATGTTGGAACTTGGAATTACTCGGATATTGCCATATTGGGCATTGACGGTACTTAAATACAATTTTCTGGGCAAATTGCACTTCAATGTAAATGTAAAACTGCTATCAATGTTACTAGAAAAGGCTTACTAACCAAGAAAAATCACTAGTAGGattcattttttgatttttgacacCTTAGTTTATAAGcattatgaaataaaattgtagTAATTCTGGCATCATTCCTTCCCCTCTAAATATGGTATTATTACAATTTACCATTATTTTGTAACCGAGCAGTGTCTCAATTTAACCATTGTCCATTGGTAATAAGTACTTTGTCAGTAGGATTCCAGTCAAATAATAGAAAGTTCAGATTGTTGTTAGATATATtttccaaaatgaaaattttcccTAGCAGTGGAGGATAAAGTAGTTATAGGTTTCAGTTTGCTTAAAGTAGTAAAATTTCTTGTTGTCGAACGTGGGACCTGAGTTCAAATCCCGCTTACCCCAAAAAGAAATACATTGGTTTCTTGACTCGATGATAAAGAGTGATCCTCATTGATTGGATGTCAGATTTCAAATGCTATAGTatctataaggaaaaaaaagaaaaagaagaagaaaaagaaaatgtactTATTAAGTAGGGAAATTATTCAGTTTTAAAGAATAGGAACATTGCAACTTCACCATTAAGAGGGAAAGTGTGATTAACCCCAAGCTTTAGGATCTTCTATGACCATGTGTCCCATACTGCTAAGGAGTGAGTTGCATGATGGTTTTATATGTTTCAAAGCTACATTGTGAGTCAACCTACTTTTTTGTTGTAGATGCTTATTTCATACATCTGCAACGGGCTAACTGATAGTCTAGAACTGCTACAATTCTCCTTTTTCATATGATATGGAATAACGGCACTAGGAAGATGAAGGGAGCTGATGGGGTTTCCTGATAAGTTACAATTGCAAATTTCTGTTTTGCAGGATATTTTTGAGTCTATGGGGCAGTTTGTTGATGGATTGAAGTTTTCTGGAGGATCTCATAGCCTGATGTCAAAGGATTTCATTAAAGAAGTGACTAACATGGCCCACCAACATGATATATATGTTAGCACGGGTGACTGGGCTGAACATTTGCTTCGCAGAGGTCCATCAGCTTTCAGAGAGTATGTGGAGGTGAGGTGTGCTAGAGGGTCtatatttataagttatttgTCTTTTAATGTTTGTTACAGTTCTTACTCATGCCCTGCTATGATCACTTTAGGAATGCAAGCAACTGGGGTTTGACACGATTGAGCTGAATGTGGGATCGCTTGAAGTCCCTGAAGAAACTCTACTAAGATTTGTTCACTTGATTAAGAGTGGTGGTCTGAAAGCCAAGCCTCAATTTGCAGTGAAGTTTAACAAGTCTGACATTCCCATAGGTGGTGATAGAGCATTTGGAGCTTATATTGTTCCAAGACCTCGTTCAACTGGTATATAAGCTGCTTACTAGATATAAATTTGATAAGTTTTATCATCATGAATTCCTACTcgtttggatgagcttatttgcatcagtttattttgtttatttcttaactataccttttttttaatgacaaatttACTTTtacacaaataaacaaaatacaacaaACAAAGAATCTAGTCTTTTTTGTAAAGAAGGATAAACTATGAATATATTCAAGATTAAAGTTGATGAGCTAATGAGGTCATCTGATATGGGCACTTTTTGTGCTGTCCATATAAACTTAAGAGCCAGAAATGCTTGGTTGGTAAAATACGCATTTAACATCCTTATCTCAGACCATCTTGGATTAATGTGTAATAAATTGTATTAGTGAAATTAAGCATAATCTAGGCTGATTGGCATTTGTGCTCCAGATGGGTGTACATGCGGCTGTTTAACTGCACCGATTAATGCTCCTACTAAAATAGTTCTTAAACACCATTTGTCTCTTTAGCCAAAGCTGGTGGACCATACATGAAACATGTTGTTATGTCTTTATATTTGTAGGATGACCTCTTAacttatgaaaaaattagttgtTTTATAGCTATACATTTGGGATGGCAGTTATACATTGTTAGGTCATCTGCATTTTTAATCTGTAGTTTCTCATCATGAAACATTGGTTCATTTGTTGAAggagtcaaattatttttataattcatgaATTTCCTAGTTTAACATTTTCTGTTCAATTATGTGAGTGCAACATGTATATTACACTAGGGAGACCTAAATTGAAATTATGAGCATTGCTCTGTGGCATTGCTGTATGTACTTTAACCTGGATACCAATGTTGGAGGTACATTGGCGTTTAAGTGCTGCATTCTTTTAATCCACATTCTATATTGTTTTGCTCAGTACGTACCATACTATATAGAAACAGTTGAACATGAGAACAAATGAGAAATGTCAGACTTACTTTCATTAAACTAGAAAGGAGGAAGAAGTAGTACTAGAGGATCCCttttattgttataaaaatgAGCTTTCTCTTTGGTTACACAGaatttgttgaagatgtggatctTTTGATCAGACGGGCTGAGAGATGCTTAGAAGCTGGAGCAGACATGATCATGATTGATGCAGATGATGTCTGCAAGTATGCTGATTCTTTACGGGCAGACATAATTGCTAAGGTCATTGGGCGTCTTGGTCTTGAGAAGACCATGTTTGAAGCATCAAATCCCAGAACCTCCGAGTGGTTTATAAAACAGTATGGTCCCAAGGTATGATGCTCATTATATCATCCTTCTCTTCATTATGAAATTTGGGATCTTGCATTGGATGTTCTAAACTCCTTGCTGATGCCCTCTTCTTCCAGGTGAACCTCTATGTGGATCACTCTCAGGTCATGGATTTGGAATGCCTCCGGGGACACAACCTGGGTAAAAATCATGCATCTGTCCTTGGCTCCTCATATTTTCTGTTCTGAACTGGTGTAATTTGTAGAGAAATATCACTTGTATGGACTGGTTATGTTGTAATTTGTGCTGTTATATGTCCGTATgatgttaaatatatatgtatcttCAGTCCACCAATGAGTAATAGCTCAAGTAATACGAGCTGTAATGCCCATCATAGCTATGAAACTTAAATTTTGTGTGTGCTCAGTAAGTTCTTGGACCTGTGTTCATCAATAATCTTTAATTTTGCGATAAGCAGCATATCTTTGTTCATTCATTTCCTAGTGAACCACTGATTGTGTCTGAATTATCATATGAGAATGTAATTCATGCTCTAGATCTAGTTTTCCTGCCTTGTATCACAACCAGGCAAGTAGAACAACATGTAGCTTGCAGCTATTTTATGCCATTGGGAGACTGTAGAGCAATGAAGTGATGAAGCAAGAAGGCAAAGAAGAGGGATGGCGAATGCGCGTTTGTGTGTGTGCTAAATAAttgtaaaagggggaggagagagagatgaggcTCATAAGTGAACTTAGCTTGAATTCTGTATGATGGCCTAGTGAGCTTTTAATGAAAGAGGTGGAATAATTGACCAACTATTGCTTTAGAGGACCAGTAGAAAGCTGAGGGTGCCAACCTTGATGCTTTTGTTCTGAACCTCACCAGATAATATAAAAATCCATTGTTGGTAAATGGCAATGCACTGTAAACTTTAGTAACAAAATTGCTTGACTCATCTTATTGCATTTCTAATCAAATCAAGTTAAAACTCTTTCAGATCTTTGACTGGTCCACCTGATTCAAGTGTTTCACAAATCCAAATGGTCTGTAGAGGTCACGTACAGAGTCACAAATGAACGCAGTGACTAGTGTCACATGATTCTCATGGTTGGATGTAATTTATGTTTTGTGCTGTACTAAGGCCAGTTACGAAGCACACTATGAAAAGAGGCGTGGGGGGGAATTACGCAATGATCCATTGAAATCTGGATATTTTACATCAACCAATTTCTAGTGGTTAAAAATTTTCTGATCCTTGGAGACACATTTAATGATTTAAAGTGCATCAATTTTCCAACTAACGGCAATTGGTGAATTTCGatctacttttattttcttttccttttatgttttttctttttataattgataaaataaattcttaTCCCAATAAATCCAGCATCCAAGATGAATCTTGAACCTTTTGAACATATCtgtttttaaggaaaattgGTTTGCAGGAGTATATGGTGGTTGCTATGAAAGGGAAATGATCCTTCCAATTGAATCCTTCAATTCTCTCCCAAGTACAAATTCATTTATCACCTAATCGAAATATCTCTTATTTCTCTCTATCCACAAACAATTTGAGTCcactaattaataaaatatgtcaTTCATTATTAGGTTAGAAAATCATTAAACATAGCGGATAAGATCGCCCAATGCATCGAATAATTTCTTGGTTTCCTTCATTAAATAAATGGCATAAATGGTAGGttacacttttaaaaaaaaaaattttggttcaaaTTTTTCTATGAGACTCAAATGTGGGAACCTATCACTCCACTTTCACGGACAATAATGAACTTTCCTCTTCAtatgttttgatgaattttgtatTCTCTATACATAAGGGATAATTTGCTAGTGATAGAATACACGAAGGATTTTAGTTTTCCAATGGCGATAGTTAGAAATgaatgataaaaaacaaaattttccaccattaaaaaaaatttaacttatCTTTAATCACAAACCAATCTATTTCTTTTGAAGTATACAAAGTCGGATCATAATATTTCTTCTTGAATACAGTGCTCATATCAATACATTCATAGAAATATACTGAATCAAAACATACCCATATGAAGATGCTTTGCAAAACAGAATGTCATatcaattgtaaggacacaatttttcAATGACCCAAGGATGGGCTCGTGTGTAAAAGGGCCCGAAcgatacgatttgtagagagtgggcttggaaaggctggaccttggtcgttaGGCGACGGTTAGGTcgggattttcatggaagcccatatAGCTAAGCCTTATACGGAAGCGgtgtgaagatctatctcctcggaattagtccgaggagagtCTCGTCCTTGCCATCCTCCTCCTTTGTGAGTTCGTTCTCACCCTTTTTCTCTGGTTCctccacagagagagagagagagagagagagagagagagagagagagagagagaggagagagagagagagagagagagagagagagagagagagatcgccCCTCTTTTTGGCGCaacgagcttcccttttatactagtatttccttcccaatTTTCATCTACGTGTCCGTTTCCCCTTGTTCagggtggttacttgtcttatcaatcctcacatcagagtggttggggaaaGCTGGATACCagggtatgagtatgggtttgtcaggtgctgggctccacattaaggtgctggcagccttctcccttgtgctgttcctgtgctgaatctgtccttttcttcaagtgTTTCTGGGGGATGTTggacgtaaagtcgtcctcggccacatccttgggccttcaaggagttTCTATTCCGCGTTTTTgacagtagggctcctcggcctgagCTTTGGGCTTTTAATACAAAATGGGCTGGGActtcagatttcgggccccacatcAATCATTGCTTAACAATTATTATTTagaccaattaggaaaacaatctgttgttgataatctattgaaattattttctttgcagAAACTGCAAAATTGTCCACCCAAAAAGAttacaaataaacaattattaataaaatctcCTAATTAAgtttctataataataataatacatacatacatacatacataaaataaaaataaaaatacagcATTTATTTGGCCACAGATTGATCTAAGGGCTGTGGATGGTATCCGTGAGAAATTAATGGAGAACTACATGCAATGGTGCTAGTTCTTAGGCCAGGAATTAAGTTTAAGGTAATCTGAGAATTCTTTTCCATTGAACACATTTTAGTTCGCATTTATTCTAGATTATAATGTCGGcttgtagggaaaaaaaaaaaaaagaaaatttgtgtttGCTGAagattttcaccaaaaaaaaaaaaaaaatgttgcaactaatatattattaaatttcgATAGGCTGCAACAATTTGAGGGGGAGAATCATGTTAAGAGGAAGACTTTGTACCTATCGTTATACTTTTTAATTTAGGGAGAGGTAGCAAATCTTATGTTCATGCTTGAGTGCCTATACTTTTTGTTTCACAATGTGAGTATGacatgaactttttttttttattaattttttttcttaaacatTAAATCAACGATAATTTTGAgacaataatatatatgttgttgcaataaataatttattgttttaaatatCTTGTAATAATAAGCTATTACTTCAcgaattttattgcaatagattgtaaataAGTGGCACAAATATTTCCGATTAAATTTTTGCaacaatatatttattgtaatagataattatATCACATTTGTCAATAGATTAAGATGTCATtgcaataaattgtaaaatagtttatataacattattgtaataataatttcattgcAATAAGCTATCATTTCGAaattttcattgcaataaattgcaataataattggtatcaagttattgcaattatttcttcattttaagtTATCGCAACAAATTTTTCTAGTTCATTAAGGTATTAAAGCCTGTATTGCGATagaaaattataagttattgcaataaaaaattataattattgacAAAAATATTTCAGATCAAATTTTTGCAATgatatatttattgtaatagataattatttcATGATTGTCATTATAATAGATTAAGATATCATTgcaatagattataaaataatttatataaagcTATTACAATGATAATTGTGTTGCAATAAGCTATTGATTCTTTTTGGATGAGATGTTCTATATGATTTGTCTAGCATATTTGTCACAAGCTCAGTTCTTTGCCTGATTTTTGGTTTAAACTATAGTAAATTGTTGATTCAaagtttcttttgtttctcttaTGATTTTCCACTTCTTCTGATTAGGTTTTTTGGATCTTCTCTTGAACTTCCTAGTTTGTCTTCAATGGAATATCCCAGAGACATTGAGAACTGTTATCCATTTTATTCTCCACTTTATGATGGCGATCATTTTTGTCTTGCCTCATGTATGTGCCTTCATATCTGCATTATTGGCAATTCTACAAGTATATGACTCCTAATTGAAATTTGCTTTTAGGGGTCTATTTTATATGAAAGACTCAATTACCATTTAAAATGGGCCATGTTTAAATCTCTAcatatctctcttttttttttatcaactctGTTTTTATATGAACAGATATTGCTGGTAAGTAAGACATCGCTGATACACCTTTGGATGTGAAAAGCGGTTGTTTCACTTACCTTGTTTTGGGACATGCTGATAGGCTTGGTCCTCTTTCTACCACTGGCCATATTGGTGTGGTTCCCCTTCATTTTGATTTTCCAATCCCGATTGCTGTACAATACTACTTACAGCCAAGGACattcactacaagaaaaaagacttGTTACAACAAGTAATATTACAACAGCAAAAATAATTGGAGTAATATATATGCTATTGCATCTGTGGgttgttttttgttgtaatagtaatttaaatttattacatcaaTTAAGATTGAAATATGTTGTTGCAATAAGTAACCACTTATTTCACATCAAAGTATATTGTTGTAATAGGTGAAAAAAAGACTTGTTACATGTGTTTGATTGTAAACTCAAcgtattatgtatatatttgtgtttcTGGACATATTAATTTGATGGAATACTAcgacttttgtattttttaatttgcatctttaatttattattgtaGTTTCTAAATATAATGTTTATATTGTCTCATAATGTGTATATTGCAACCCAAGGCAATagacaaattaataataataaaaaaaaacctcaaccTATTGCAATAAGGTTGTTTATTGTATGACATTTTTCACGTATTACAACATAACCTTTGAAGCAGTACACTATTGTCACAAAGTTATTTGTCGTAATAAAGATGTTATTGCATCAACCTATTTATTGCAATATGTagaatttattgcaacaaaatctTTGTGTTGCGTAAACCTATTGCCTTGAAGTTTATTACAACGGCTCGCAATAACTTTTTTGACGTTGCAATAACACCTTATTGCAATGACTTTGTAATTATTGTAACGATTTTTTCCCATTGTAACAGGTCTTTTTTCTTATAGTGATTAGATTCAAAGTATTATAGCTGGAAGCAAAAAGCATGAgtaaatgtttgtttgtttgttttttttaagaccTCGCTTAATAAGGATAGAGAAATACTGTTAACACACCCTTATgctttataatttatttttactagttgagttcTCGCATAATGTGCGGTGTAACTTATTATTACTTTTTCccaatatttcaataagtttTGGTAAGAATCTTGTACTTTAGCAGGTTGGCACCTTATATTGTTTTCAATAGAGACATTTAAGGTTTAAATCTCCCATCCCAAATAttgatgtataaaaaaaaatttaaataaatttcattgtaaaaatTTGTAATCTTTGCAACAAACAATGACGGTGTGAGAAGAGACAAAAAGTAAAGGAAAGAGAATAGGTGAGAGAGTTTATCGTGAGAAAGACTGAAGGTGCGAAAAGAAATATTGTTTCCCATGTCTAGAAGAAGGTAATATTTATAAGAGTTATGCGCCGTGTGAAAGAAAGATTGTGAATAGGTGAGAGAGCTTATCGTGAGAAAGACTGAAGGTGCGAAAAGAAATATTGTTTCCCATGGCAGgaagaagataatatttataagaGTTACGAGCTGTGTGAAaaagagattgttttccaatttttttttttggaaaacaacctatataaaataagttttttttttttattagagttttccattaatcatttttttttaatgctgcCAAATACTGGAAAATGTGAAAACCTATTTTTACAAAAAGGTTTTCCAGTAAAACAAACAAAGTgtagttatttaaaaaaaagaaaagaaaagcatagttttttttatagaaaaaatagaaagacactAGGAGTAGTGTATGGTGATTTTatcatacatacatatatgtgtgtgtgtttacaaattgaaaattgcataaTATAGTGGCTAATATAGATATGCATGTTTCATGCCtactaaaaaaatgcaaatatccttcaatttttttttttacattattgattGTGTGTTActatatttatttagtttttttttttttttttttcctttttgttagACATTGTTTCAGTTGTtgcaaaaacaactaaatttgagtaagaataccatatttcaaattaattgtttctcacataacaaaaaattcaattgtttctcatataaatcttaggaaaatgatattaaaaatttaattggtGAAAATTTTGACCtacttttagtttattttccttttatggtttttcttttataattgataaaatgaaTCCTTATCCTAATAAATCCAGCATCCAAGATAAATCTTGAACTTTTTGAACGtcttttttaggaaaattagTTTGCATGAGTATATGGTGGTTGCTGTAGAAGAGAAAGGATCCCTCCAATTGAATCCTTCAATTCTCTCTCAAGGAAAAATTCATTTATCACTAATCGAATTATCTCCCTATCCACAAGAACAATCGGAGTccactaattaaaaaatatgtcaTTCATTATTGCGTTAGAGAATCATTAACCATTGCTGAAATGATCGTCGATGAATTATTGCATTAGAGAATCATTAAACGTAGCTGATATGATCGTTGATGCATTGAATAATTTCTTAGTTTCCTTCATTGCATAGATGGTaggtcacattttttttctttggttaaaaaatttccatgaaAGTCAAATGTAGAAAACCCATCACTCCACTTTCATCAACAATAATGAACTTTCCTCTTCActtgttttgatgaatttttaattttttttggaagaatgaCCTGTTATGTGTGACCTTCAAATTAAgtcaaaaacattttattattttattttttggcttgcagggaaaatcatttatatatatatatatatatttgtaattttgtataattatatgaataaaaactttcatttccgatggaaaaacattttttatttttaaccatTTAGAAATCTCTATTGGGAAATCACTTTACAATGTGAcatggtcctttttttttttttttcttaggatCATGTcacattaaaaattattaaaaattattaccCATTTGAGATTTTTAATGTGACATGATCCATGTCTGTATACAATGTTTCAATTCAAACTTGGAAGTGATTCAAGTTAGAGGTAAGAATGCAACTTTATAACCTGTATATATTGCGCATTTGGTATGagattattttaatgtttctaTAATTGATAATGTTCGGCTAAGCtaggaagaaaataaatttttgattcAGTATAGTATGCCAAAAGAGGAACAATGTTATTGGCAAAAACTGGCTTTCCTTGATTGTTTTCTTGTCTTTATATTCCAATGGtgcaaaaataaatttcctATCTAAGTTTTAAAGCTTTTTTGAAGATTGAAGTCTCATATATAATACCAAAGAAATACTGAGACCGACGAAAGAGACACAGAATGCCAGCAGTTTGCTGTGGTCTTAAGAGTTCATGGGACTGCAAATCCCAGGTACAATCAGATGTGTTTGATCCAAAGGCCAATGGTAATCTAAGCTCTATGacaataaagagagaaaggtTAGGGCGCTCAAGATGCACATCAAATTTCAAAGATATTGTGAGAGATACAGAGAAGCCACTAGGCTGCAGTACAAAATCACTAGGGAGCAGTGAATTTTGCAGTAAGGGCAAAGATAATGAAAAGGATGGCCCAATGTTTTTGGGCAAAGTAAGCCCAGAGACCACTGAGAATAGAGGCCACAATTTGGTACACCATTATAGGCCCATTGAAACCCATGGTGgctctattattttttatggtggtGGTACCAGTGATATTCCATCAAGGACATCTATTGAGACagattgttattgttattcaaatttaatttgCCCGATATGTGGTAAGAAGCTTAGAAAATTGGATGCTATTCAAGCACAACATCTCTCCAAGCCTTCAGGTGAACACTAATATCCAAAGTTATATCTCATATATAAGTTTAATATAATTGTTGTGCCATTGTTTAAGGCCTAATCATGCTTCACTAACTAAATAAAGGACCTTcgataaaaaaaattccattataTAATGTAATATGGCACTCTCATTGTTTTCCTGGTTGATGTAATTGTTACTATCTAGGCTTCGTCATTGTTTCACTTGTTGGTTGCTATGTTAC encodes:
- the LOC115991944 gene encoding protein HEAT-STRESS-ASSOCIATED 32-like, giving the protein MSVLRWKSFEENEDRPDKPRRYGVTEMRGPHYTLLTQNVLQDIFESMGQFVDGLKFSGGSHSLMSKDFIKEVTNMAHQHDIYVSTGDWAEHLLRRGPSAFREYVEECKQLGFDTIELNVGSLEVPEETLLRFVHLIKSGGLKAKPQFAVKFNKSDIPIGGDRAFGAYIVPRPRSTEFVEDVDLLIRRAERCLEAGADMIMIDADDVCKYADSLRADIIAKVIGRLGLEKTMFEASNPRTSEWFIKQYGPKVNLYVDHSQVMDLECLRGHNLGKNHASVLGSSYFLF